In Oryza brachyantha chromosome 1, ObraRS2, whole genome shotgun sequence, the following are encoded in one genomic region:
- the LOC102711840 gene encoding mitogen-activated protein kinase kinase 1, with amino-acid sequence MRGKKPHKELKLSVPAQETPVDKFLTASGTFKDGELRLNQRGLQLISEETGDEPQSTNLKVEDVQLSMDDLEMIQVIGKGSGGIVQLVRHKWVGTLYALKGIQMNIQEAVRKQIVQELKINQATQSPHIVLCHQSFYHNGVIYLVLEYMDRGSLADIIKQVKTILEPYLAVLCKQVLEGLLYLHHERHVIHRDIKPSNLLVNRKGEVKITDFGVSAVLASSMGQRDTFVGTYNYMAPERISGSSYDYKSDIWSLGLVILECAIGRFPYIPSEGEGWLSFYELLEAIVDQPPPSAPADQFSPEFCSFISSCIQKDPAERMSASELLNHPFIKKFEDKDLDLRILVESLEPPMNIPE; translated from the exons atGAGGGGGAAGAAGCCGCACAAGGAGCTCAAGCTCTCCGTGCCTGCGCAGGAGACGCCCGTAGACAAGTTCCT GACGGCGAGTGGTACATTCAAGGATGGTGAACTGCGACTCAATCAAAGAGGCTTGCAGCTTATATCAGAGGAAACTGGAGATGAACCT CAATCCACAAACTTGAAGGTGGAAGATGTGCAGTTGTCAATGGATGACCTTGAGATGATTCAAGTCATCGGTAAGGGGAGTGGTGGTATTGTCCAACTAGTTCGGCACAAGTGGGTGGGGACATTATATGCTTTGAAG GGTATTCAAATGAACATTCAGGAGGCTGTTCGCAAACAAATAGTGCAAGagctcaaaataaatcaagcaACACAGAGCCCACATATAGTCCTTTGCCATCAATCTTTCTACCATAATGGTGTAATATATCTTGTTCTAGAATATATGGACCGTGGATCTCTTGCAGATATCATTAAACAAGTCAAAACAATTCTGGAGCCATACCTGGCAGTACTTTGCAAGCAG GTTTTGGAGGGTCTATTGTATCTTCATCATGAAAGGCATGTAATTCACAGGGATATAAAGCCATCTAACTTGTTAGTTAACCGTAAAGGTGAAGTAAAGATTACTGATTTTGGGGTAAGTGCGGTGCTAGCAAGTTCAATGGGTCAGCGGGATACATTTGTTGGAACCTACAACTATATGGCG CCCGAGCGTATTAGTGGAAGCTCTTATGACTACAAGAGTGACATATGGAGTTTGGGCTTAGTAATACTCGAGTGTGCCATTGGTCGGTTCCCATATATACCTTCAGAAGGAGAAGGTTGGTTAAGCTTCTATGAATTATTAGAAGCAATTGTTGACCAGCCACCACCCTCTGCACCCGCAGACCAGTTCTCTCCAGAATTCTGTTCATTTATCTCCTCCTG CATACAAAAGGATCCTGCGGAGCGGATGTCTGCTTCAGAACTATTG AATCATCCTTTCATCAAGAAGTTTGAAGATAAGGATTTAGACCTGCGCATTCTTGTCGAAAGCCTTGAACCTCCAATGAATATACCCGAGTAG
- the LOC107303561 gene encoding uncharacterized protein LOC107303561 has translation MRREGRQHGWVWAYDRALVDPDGKRRARVAAPATVANGGFVRAPRKPTNHSKFTGGRAFRELISGKGVASGGGTPSTTGGKGKHKFKHDELKTYYLELEDADGDVNGHRYDMDW, from the coding sequence ATGCGCCGCGAGGGTCGGCAGCACGGGTGGGTGTGGGCGTACGACCGCGCCCTGGTCGACCCGGACGGGAagcgccgcgcgcgcgtggcggcgccggcgacggtcgCCAACGGCGGCTTCGTCAGGGCGCCGCGAAAGCCCACCAACCACTCCAAGTTCACCGGCGGCCGCGCCTTCAGGGAGCTTATCAGTGGCAAGGGCGTCGCCAGTGGCGGTGGAACACCGTCGACGACGGGAGGTAAAGGGAAGCACAAGTTCAAGCACGACGAGCTCAAGACGTACTATCTCGAGCTCGAAGACGCCGATGGTGATGTCAACGGCCATCGCTATGACATGGATTGGTAG